From the Methanocaldococcus fervens AG86 genome, the window AAATATATACTTGCAAGCTCATTAGTTAATTTGGTTAGCTCTTTTGTGAATTTTGTTTTAATGTTTGCTATTGGACTACTCTCCACCCACTGTCTCTCTACGTTTGGATCATAAGGCAGGATTCCAATAACATCCTCTATTATTTCGGTAATATCTGTAAGCCCCCTGTATTTATTTACAATTATTCCTGTAAATCCTATGTCTAAATCTCTTATAAGATCCATAGATTTTAATGAATTTACAATTGATGGAACGCTATCTTCTCCGACAATAACAACTTTATTGACTAATTCAAACTCTCCAACGTATCCAATTAATGGATTATCTTCAGTAATGTTTGGCGGGAAATCGTAAACTATAACATCATACTCTTCTTCCAAGATGTTAATTAGGTTTTCAAATCTTGATATATCAGCTTTGTATCCAAAAACTTTTGAAGAAACCTCTGTAGGTATAACTGCCAAGTCATCATAGTTATATATTATCTCATCAATTGTAGATTCTCCTGAAAGGTAGGTATTTAGATTGTGTTCTTTATCTTCAAGGTCAAATAACAAAGCGGTGGTTCCTCCATATATATCACAATCAATTAATACGGTTTTTACTGATTGACTAAGGATATAAGCAAAATTTGCGGCAACTGTAGTTTTTCCAGTACCTCCTTGAATATTATAAAATCCTATTTTCATTTTTATCACCAAAAAATTTAATTTAGATTAATTATTTCAGGAGGATTTACAATCACATATTTGCAATGCTCTTTATCAAATTCTTCAAAAGCATAATTGCTTATAGAAAAGTTCTTTTTAAATAAGGTAACTTTTATTCCGTTGTTGTCTTTTATTTTTATGGCAGTTCCATTGTAGAATATGTTGTTTTTACTGTATTTGTTAAGCCATTTAGCCAAGTCTTTGAACGAAACTATCGCAGTTCCATTTTCTTTTAATTCGATAATTAAGTTTTTATCGTAATCTCTAATATCTGCAATATAAACTCCAAAGTCTTCATCCTCTGGAGGGATATATATGGTTTCAACGACATTTACCCCATAAATTTCTTTTAGAGGTGTCGGAACTCTTACAATAGGGATTCCTTCATGAATTTCAAACCCCCTGTCCCCTGGAATTACTAAATACTCAACTTTATCTTTTGAATCCAATTTCCAATCTAAATCTTTGTTATAATTTCCAAGTATTGCATCTGTCAAGTTTTTATCTGAACTTTCTAAGAATAAGCCATTACAACCTCTCGCCAATGCATAACCGTAATTTTTCACAAACCAATGGTTGAAATATTCATATCTACTCCACATTTCACTGTCATCTTTTACTGAAACTGGTTTTCCTTCATAATACCATTTTGAAGGCTCTTCAGCTTCCTCTGTCCAATATGGTTCACCATCATCTAGATGATGGTAGTTATTTTCGCTTTTAGCTCCTTCTTCCCAATACCCACTTTCTATAGTTCCTTTGTAACTTATAGTTTTAGGGTAATAATCTCCAATAGGGTCGTTTCTAAATGTTTCTGGAGCTTTATCAACATAGATTAATGGGTAGTAGCTTAAAGCTAATATATCATCAGCTTTAATGTCTTCCAATTTTGATGGTCTAAAGTAGAGGTGGGTGTAGTTATCTTTGTACCATTTTTTGAACCAGTAATAGTTATATAAATCTTCAAGTTCGTCTTTATCAACATTAGATTTCTCAACGATGTCGATGCCTTCACTACCTGCTACTATATAACTTACACTTATGTTTAGAGCCTCCAACGCCTTTATATGTTTTAATTTTTTGTTTATTATTTCATCTTCAAGCATATCAACTTTGATTTTTCTCCCTGCAACATCTATTGCATATTCTCCATTTTCATCAGGGATTATTTTATTTACTGCAACCCCTGAAACGAGTATCTCTTTATAGTAAGGTGGAACTTTATTTATGTATGCAAAAACCCCTCCCTTTTTAGCTACATACTCTCCAATAATATCAAGGGTTTCTTTATCGTTTAAGGATGTTGGATACATAAATAGAAGTTTATTTTCCTTAATTTCATAAACTCCATCGGATATTTTTTTGTGATCAGATGTGTAATATACTTTATTTTCATCTAAGCTATTATTCTCATAATCTGGTATTCTGGGTGGAGCATATCTTTTTATTCCTAAGTAAGATAGGATATCTTCGTTGATGGGCTCTGTATCAAAACAAAATACAGTTAAAGAGTTTTTATTTAAAAATGTATTGAGTTCATCAACATTTTTAACCTTTGACAATGGGACGAACTCTACTGGGATTGAGCTGGTGTATTTATAATTAACTTCTGACGAATATGCAAAAGTAAGTGCAAATAGCAAAATTAGTACTGCAAACTTTTTCATTTCATTCACCTGATAATTTAGTACATATCAAAATTTTCTAATTAGTAAAATAAATACTTTTATTCTTCGTACAACTCTTTTACATACATAAGGGGGTAATCAATTTCCGCTATATACTCAAGTTTTAAATGGGCAATTGTCCTGTTTATTTTAATTTTTAAGTCAACATCCAACATTCTTCCATCTAAAGAAGTATATTTTTCCCCAACATCTTTAATTTTAACTTTTATGTCATAAACGCATGGCTGATTTTTCATAGCCTCTTCTATAGCTCTCTCTAAGGACTCTTTGTTGTCTTTACTAACTGGAGTGCCAACAAACTGATGAAATAAAGCTCCTAATGTAATTCCCCCTTCAAAAACTGCCCTCTCCCTATCAGTTAAATTCTCAAAATATTTTTTAAAAATTTCAGTTTCTTCTACCCTCATGTTCCCCCTACTTAATCTCTAACATTCTTTCAATAGCATTTTTAGCTCTTTCAATAATCTCTTTGTCTAATTTAATTTCATACCTCTCCTCTAATAAACATCTTTCTACTTTCTCCAAAGTAATTTTTTTCATCTCATTACAAATAGCATCTTCTCTCAATGGGATGAGTTTTTTAGTTTTACCCAATTTTTCAAGTTCTAATTCAATTCTATTTATAAGTCCTACTTCAGTTCCAATTATAAATTCCTCATCCTCAGAGTTTAATACAGCTTTTACCATTCCACTCGTGCTTAACACGTAATCGGCATTCTCCTGTAGCTCTGGACTACATTCTGGATGAATTAAAACTTTAGCATTTGGATATTTGCTTTTAACTCTTTTTAAATCATCCATTGTGAATTTTTTATGTACATAACAACCTCCACCTTCTGGAATAGGGATTATTTTTTTATCAGTTCTTTTTTGAACATAATAGGCTAAGTTGTTGTCTGGTCCGAATAAAACCGTATCTGCATCTAATGAATTAACAACTCTATCTGCATTTGCTGAAGTGCAGGTTATATCAGCCATTGCCTTTGTTTCAGCAGTTGTGTTTACGTAAACAACCAATGGGGCATCTGGATATTCCTCCCTATATTTTTTTATAACTTCTGAAGGTAGTTGGTGAGCCATTGGGCATTGAACTCCTTCAATCTCTGGCATCAGGACTTTTTTATCAGAATTTAAAATCTTTGCAGATTCAGCCATAAAATCTACTCCACAAAATACAATTATATCAGCATCAGTTTCCTTTGCTTTA encodes:
- a CDS encoding MinD/ParA family ATP-binding protein; translation: MKIGFYNIQGGTGKTTVAANFAYILSQSVKTVLIDCDIYGGTTALLFDLEDKEHNLNTYLSGESTIDEIIYNYDDLAVIPTEVSSKVFGYKADISRFENLINILEEEYDVIVYDFPPNITEDNPLIGYVGEFELVNKVVIVGEDSVPSIVNSLKSMDLIRDLDIGFTGIIVNKYRGLTDITEIIEDVIGILPYDPNVERQWVESSPIANIKTKFTKELTKLTNELASIYLEKDLASLRALKLAKAISGITEEEKSEEETEFKDLE
- the nadA gene encoding quinolinate synthase produces the protein MDIVERINKLKEEKNAVILAHNYQPKEIQKIADFLGDSLELCIKAKETDADIIVFCGVDFMAESAKILNSDKKVLMPEIEGVQCPMAHQLPSEVIKKYREEYPDAPLVVYVNTTAETKAMADITCTSANADRVVNSLDADTVLFGPDNNLAYYVQKRTDKKIIPIPEGGGCYVHKKFTMDDLKRVKSKYPNAKVLIHPECSPELQENADYVLSTSGMVKAVLNSEDEEFIIGTEVGLINRIELELEKLGKTKKLIPLREDAICNEMKKITLEKVERCLLEERYEIKLDKEIIERAKNAIERMLEIK
- the mptD gene encoding dihydroneopterin aldolase translates to MRVEETEIFKKYFENLTDRERAVFEGGITLGALFHQFVGTPVSKDNKESLERAIEEAMKNQPCVYDIKVKIKDVGEKYTSLDGRMLDVDLKIKINRTIAHLKLEYIAEIDYPLMYVKELYEE